The Juglans regia cultivar Chandler chromosome 2, Walnut 2.0, whole genome shotgun sequence genome includes a window with the following:
- the LOC109011146 gene encoding probable calcium-binding protein CML13, with translation MGKDLSDDQVSSMKEAFTLFDTDGDGRIAPSELGILMRSLGGNPTQAQLKAIVAEEKLTAPFDFPRFLDLMAKHMKAEPFDRQLRDAFKVLDKDSTGYVSVSELRHILTSIGEKLEPSEFDEWIREVEVGSDGRIRYEDFIARMVAK, from the coding sequence ATGGGCAAGGATCTGAGCGATGACCAAGTGTCGTCCATGAAGGAGGCCTTCACGCTCTTTGACACCGACGGTGACGGCCGGATCGCCCCTTCCGAACTTGGGATCCTAATGCGGTCTCTTGGGGGAAACCCGACCCAGGCCCAACTCAAAGCCATCGTCGCCGAGGAGAAACTCACCGCGCCTTTCGACTTTCCTCGCTTCCTCGACCTCATGGCCAAGCACATGAAGGCCGAGCCCTTCGATCGCCAGCTCCGCGACGCTTTCAAGGTCCTCGACAAGGACTCCACCGGCTACGTTTCCGTCTCCGAGCTCCGACACATCCTCACCAGCATCGGCGAGAAGCTCGAGCCCTCCGAGTTCGACGAGTGGATCCGGGAGGTGGAGGTCGGGTCCGACGGGAGGATCCGGTACGAGGATTTTATAGCTCGAATGGTCGCCAAGTGA